Proteins encoded in a region of the Mycteria americana isolate JAX WOST 10 ecotype Jacksonville Zoo and Gardens chromosome 9, USCA_MyAme_1.0, whole genome shotgun sequence genome:
- the ZNF804A gene encoding zinc finger protein 804A yields the protein MECYYIVISSAHLSNGHFRNIKGVFRGPLSKNGNKTLDYAGKKNTIAKALEDLKANFYCELCDKQYYKHQEFDNHINSYDHAHKQRLKELKQREFARNVASKSRKDERKQEKALQRLHKLAELRKETTCAPGSGPMFKSTTVTVRDHCNDTPQSAAIDSANKQDSSCTLTHDAQNGKDAASVISATPGNACSNKSDTNKCGDQVQGAQGHRVGFSFAFPKKAAVKLESSAAVFYEYNDEASMEHGFSRRSRFVPGACNLQSPSAAEIVLCPEEKHNCFHPLVEKCIDTAEAPEAQESKELASEENRVLESPVLTAAVSHSKQLVSSDMDGYGVDVSAADLPDQTPPAVADSAQVLPLAGSGYELQANRALAQALVEDCLSLQDVAEENDKGRNSDSSTTETEIKKLGADALVPSPSEEGSSGAPQRKPDVRKRPCEPFVPVLSKHGSNILQWPSEMLIYTSTDPSISYSCNPLYFDFKSSRASDGQEKPKHQPNIPHLHHKTESNHSLVLDFTNKPTAECGDYETEMNKNVCNYTIPLISDVSLIRNCDLAKNQNKVSLDESFRIRKIEKYHISKNHLRQNTVIDEKYNKVWIKESREKWLHKSRKRKRRRKLCHCHHHHCEDTTSAEMEMSSVTEKEVSYRDENKYQHLQNNPEKCRHDAGNIWLATGEIQQSHQKLGFENGHKRAASASGHVHGHRGWCDVCSAKHSGQHRGCKRPHRKSKAGSRRQAKQLALSSGRHSLRYSKPCCGWKVRRSSCSPEHKCLGRCSEEKSPSQNQSVKRAYNVLTEEPEKSHRKRRQLTYSSSSDESSYGPTLSAEEYLRQARALGTHHKAKGKRRRRKTRIHHVFLDRNTRSETSRPSKENSANSTLNILGDFSTQDSLQETNVDPKADHAKDTDETMQLEECKSPLETDSSRVLENDKPTACAAAESAQSTFSDVAAGSAASVPEHSAPAAAATQDVLQDEKKKENVNSRENQARYKCHLPNRHLEQAPPKSYLCHYELAESLPHEKINEVTSEWVQCNPGLFSSPPPLPFKEAHVNSHAFLTTEQLIAPFTLPDQTLVFPPDNHEKFKDLPSEAYQQIMPQNVLANKVKFTFPPPAIQPPNSPLQPLPLQPPLCSTSVTTIHHTVLQQHAAASTLKVLQPHQQFLSQVPALSRAPLPHLPVGPRLCPGGHAAFVAPPHLPLLPPSVLHPAQLAFPPLPHAVFPSLLSPHPAVIPLQPLF from the exons AGGCTGAAGGAACTGAAACAGAGGGAGTTTGCTCGAAACGTAGCATCTAAGTCACgaaaagatgaaaggaaacaggaaaaagccCTTCAACGTTTGCACAAGCTAGCTGAGCTACGGAAAGAGACAACGTG TGCTCCTGGCAGCGGCCCCATGTTCAAATCCACTACAGTGACTGTGCGAGATCATTGCAATGATACCCCACAAAGTGCCGCCATCGATTCTGCCAACAAACAGGATTCCAGCTGTACGTTAACGCACGATGCACAGAATGGTAAAGACGCCGCTTCCGTTATTTCTGCCACTCCTGGAAATGCATGTAGTAATAAATCCGACACTAACAAATGTGGAGATCAGGTTCAAGGAGCTCAAGGACATAGAGTTGggttctcttttgcttttcctaagaAAGCAGCGGTCAAACTGGAGTCTTCAGCTGCCGTTTTCTATGAATATAATGACGAAGCGTCCATGGAGCACGGATTTAGCAGAAGAAGTAGGTTTGTTCCAGGAGCATGTAACCTTCAGTCTCCTTCAGCGGCAGAAATAGTCCTGTGCCCTGAGGAGAAACATAACTGTTTTCACCCACTGGTGGAAAAATGCATAGACACAGCAGAAGCTCCTGAAGCTCAGGAGTCGAAAGAGCTGGCCAGTGAAGAAAACAGGGTGCTAGAGAGCCCCGTATTAACTGCTGCTGTGTCCCATTCAAAGCAACTGGTGTCCTCGGACATGGATGGCTACGGTGTTGATGTCAGTGCAGCAGACTTACCGGACCAAACACCGCCCGCGGTTGCGGACAGCGCTCAGGTCCTGCCCCTGGCCGGCAGCGGTTACGAGCTGCAGGCGAACAGGGCTCTTGCGCAGGCACTTGTGGAGGATTGTTTATCTCTGCAGGATGTTGCGGAGGAAAATGATAAAGGCAGGAACAGTGATTCATCCAcaactgaaactgaaataaaaaagctggGGGCAGATGCATTAGTTCCATCACCGTCTGAAGAAGGTAGTAGCGGAGCCCCACAAAGAAAACCGGACGTGCGCAAGAGACCTTGTGAACCCTTTGTTCCTGTTCTTAGCAAACATGGATCAAATATTCTTCAGTGGCCATCGGAAATGTTAATTTACACAAGTACAGACCCATCAATTTCTTATAGCTGTAATCCTTTGTATTTTGATTTCAAGTCATCAAGAGCAAGTGACGGCCAAGAAAAGCCCAAGCATCAGCCAAACATACCTCATTTGCACCATAAAACTGAATCCAACCATAGCTTAGTCTTGGATTTTACAAACAAACCTACTGCAGAGTGTGGTgattatgaaacagaaatgaataaaaatgtgtgCAACTATACAATACCCCTTATAAGTGATGTTTCCCTCATCAGAAATTGTGATCttgcaaaaaatcaaaacaaagtgtCCTTGGATGAGTCATTCAGgattagaaaaatagaaaagtatcACATTTCTAAAAATCACTTACGACAAAACACTGTGATAGATGAGAAATATAACAAAGTCTGGATCAAAGAAAGCCGTGAAAAATGGCTTCACAAAAGTAGAAAacggaaaaggagaagaaaattatgtcaTTGTCATCATCATCACTGCGAGGACACAACATCGGCAGAAATGGAGATGTCCTCAGTGACTGAAAAAGAAGTTAGttacagagatgaaaataaatatcagCACCTCCAAAATAATCCAGAGAAGTGCAGACATGACGCGGGGAATATCTGGCTAGCTACAGGTGAGATACAGCAGTCGCATCAAAAACTTGGCTTTGAAAATGGTCATAAGAGAGCCGCGTCTGCGTCGGGTCACGTGCACGGGCACAGAGGCTGGTGTGACGTTTGCAGTGCAAAACATAGCGGCCAACACCGTGGTTGTAAACGACCgcacagaaagagcaaagcaggCTCCCGGAGACAGGCAAAGCAGCTGGCTCTGAGTTCCGGGAGGCACAGCTTAAGGTACTCTAAACCATGTTGTGGCTGGAAAGTCAGGAGGTCAAGCTGTAGCCCAGAGCATAAATGTTTAGGACGCTGCAGTGAGGAGAAGAGTCCGAGTCAAAACCAGTCCGTAAAGAGAGCTTACAACGTTCTGACAGAGGAACCTGAAAAATCCCACCGCAAGCGGAGACAGCTTACCTATTCCTCTTCATCAGATGAAAGCTCGTACGGACCGACATTATCAGCGGAGGAATATCTAAGGCAAGCACGTGCTTTAGGTACACATCACAAGGCAAAAGGGAAACGCAGGAGGAGGAAAACTAGAATCCATCACGTATTCCTCGACAGGAACACAAGAAGTGAGACCTCCAGACCTTccaaagaaaattctgcaaattCTACGTTAAATATTTTGGGGGACTTCTCGACTCAAGACAGTCTGCAGGAAACTAATGTGGATCCCAAAGCCGATCATGCGAAAGATACGGATGAAACAATGCAGCTGGAGGAATGCAAGTCACCTCTAGAAACTGATAGTTCACGCGTGCTGGAAAATGACAAACCGACGGCGTGCGCAGCGGCGGAGAGCGCTCAGAGTACGTTTTCCGACGTCGCCGCaggttctgctgcttctgttcctgAGCACAGTGCTCCGGCAGCTGCCGCCACGCAGGATGTTCtgcaagatgaaaagaaaaaagaaaatgtcaacagTCGTGAAAATCAAGCTCGTTACAAATGTCACCTCCCCAACAGACATTTGGAACAAGCTCCTCCTAAATCCTATCTTTGCCATTATGAATTGGCCGAGTCTCTACCGCATGAGAAAATAAATGAGGTGACCAGCGAATGGGTCCAGTGTAATCCTGGCTTATTTAGCAGCCCGCCACCCTTGCCATTCAAAGAAGCACATGTAAACAGTCATGCCTTTTTAACTACCGAGCAGTTAATAGCTCCCTTCACCCTGCCAGATCAGACGTTGGTATTCCCTCCAGATAACCACGAAAAATTCAAAGACCTCCCATCCGAGGCGTATCAGCAGATCATGCCGCAAAACGTGCTGGCCAACAAAGTGAAGTTCACCTTCCCTCCCCCGGCGATCCAGCCCCCGAATTCCCCGCTGCAGCCCTTACCCTTGCAGCCACCACTGTGTTCTACCTCCGTTACCACCATCCATCACACCGTCCTACAGCAGCACGCCGCCGCCAGTACGTTGAAGGTtctccagccccaccagcagtTCCTCTCCCAGGTCCCGGCTCTTTCCAGAGCGCCTTTACCTCATCTACCAGTGGGACCGAGGCTTTGCCCGGGGGGCCACGCGGCTTTCGTCGCCCCGCCGCATttgccgctgctgccgccctcGGTCCTGCACCCAGCGCAGCTGGCGTTTCCCCCGCTGCCCCACGCCGTCTTCCCGTCCCTGCTGTCCCCGCACCCGGCTgtcattcccctgcagcccctctttTAG